The following proteins are encoded in a genomic region of Mustelus asterias unplaced genomic scaffold, sMusAst1.hap1.1 HAP1_SCAFFOLD_823, whole genome shotgun sequence:
- the LOC144487470 gene encoding putative G-protein coupled receptor 139 has product MPMESDVSVTARYRINQLVTGDMANLITMLTLQLRDCGLCKSTTIYLVAMITADVLVLSFLVLVNHILVPNFPQVLYLNSVAYGLNSIMSTAVIDCSVWLTVSFTFDRFVAICCQKFRGTYCTPKSAALVVVVIYLATYFRRIPNYFTNIHYYDHKNLQNEHRDGLSIESKQAWRAFDWMNIILNPLVPYFAVVLLNLLTVRHVLAASRVRRGFRGDAHSSGDPEMQNRRKALVLLFAASASFILLWMPTIGLFLFSRLTESYSFPDFNHPVAVIHESADMLSTLNCCTSTCMYALTQSKFRAELRRTLRCGKNRITKTTAARD; this is encoded by the exons ATGCCCATGGAAAGTGACGTTAGTGTGACTGCCAGGTACAGAATTAACCAGCTGGTAACTGGAGATATGG cCAACTTAATCACGATGCTAACACTCCAACTCAGAGACTGCGGTCTGTGCAAGAGCACTACTATCTACCTGGTCGCCATGATCACGGCAGACGTCCTGGTCCTCTCATTTCTTGTTCTGGTAAACCATATATTGGTTCCCAATTTCCCACAGGTGCTTTACCTTAACAGCGTAGcctatggcctcaactccatcatGAGTACCGCTGTGATTGACTGCTCAGTATGGCTAACCGTGTCCTTCACCTTTGACCGTTTCGTGGCAATCTGCTGCCAGAAGTTCAGAGGAACTTACTGTACTCCGAAATCTGCAGCTCTGGTAGTTGTGGTGATTTATCTTGCGACATATTTCAGAAGAATCCCAAATTATTTCACAAATATACATTACTATGATCATAAAAACCTGCAAAACGAACATAGAGACGGTCTCAGCATTGAATCTAAGCAGGCCTGGAGAGCATTTGACTGGATGAACATTATTTTAAATCCCTTAGTTCCTTACTTCGCTGTGGTGCTGCTCAACCTGTTGACAGTCAGGCACGTCCTGGCGGCCAGTCGTGTCCGGCGGGGATTCCGGGGAGATGCTCACAGTTCTGGGGACCCCGAGATGCAGAATCGGAGGAAAGCCCTGGTGTTGCTCTTTGCCGCCTCGGCGAGTTTCATCTTGTTGTGGATGCCGACAATCGGCCTCTTCCTTTTCTCACGGCTCACTGAAAGCTACAGTTTCCCCGACTTCAACCACCCTGTTGCTGTGATTCATGAAAGCGCTGACATGCTCAGTACACTGAACTGTTGTACCAGCACGTGTATGTACGCTCTAACCCAATCCAAATTCAGGGCAGAGCTGAGAAGGACGCTGCGATGTGGGAAAAATCGAATTACTAAAACGACTGCTGCACGTGACTGA